One genomic region from Muriicola soli encodes:
- a CDS encoding DoxX family protein gives MMKNNLQNNIGLAFLRISASAMMLSHGYPKFQKLLSGDFEFGDPIGLGATPTLFLAIIAEFICPILVMIGFKTRWAALPTAITMAVAAFIVHAPDAFASKEKALLFLTLFVAIIFLGPGKFSIDKK, from the coding sequence ATGATGAAAAATAACCTGCAAAATAATATTGGTCTTGCATTTTTGAGAATATCGGCTTCGGCTATGATGCTGAGCCACGGATATCCAAAATTTCAGAAACTGCTTTCCGGTGATTTTGAATTTGGCGATCCCATAGGACTGGGAGCGACCCCTACCCTCTTTTTAGCGATCATCGCCGAATTTATTTGCCCCATCCTGGTGATGATAGGTTTTAAAACGCGCTGGGCTGCTTTACCTACAGCCATTACGATGGCAGTAGCGGCTTTTATAGTTCATGCTCCTGATGCTTTTGCCAGCAAGGAGAAAGCATTACTCTTCTTAACGTTATTTGTTGCGATCATATTTCTCGGACCTGGTAAATTCAGTATCGATAAGAAATAA
- a CDS encoding aminotransferase class III-fold pyridoxal phosphate-dependent enzyme, with protein MSSLDGYVSTNYRIEAEEGVFVLKIYKNSPRILKEILAENRVLQQLGKIKGIDFPKAVRTVTGEVCLIEAENIYRLLTFIEGSFLGDVKHTPAILFSLGSYLGKIDLVLHSLEEEIFTAREISWDLRHLNLSIPLLENISDLKKRSLVSYFIQQFHEHIGPVAYQLRKSLIHNDGNDWNILTDGKKVTGIIDFGDMCHTWLISEVAIAMTYVMMHKGSPLEHGLKVLEGYQQELPLTELECDSLYYLIAARLSMSVCHSAHASELDPNSDYITISQKGAWKLLQQWLRINPLHARNRFRQTCDLPIAKGVPTSEILSQRKEHFAKNLSLSYANPIHMYGAAFQYMYDVEGNTFLDAYNNIMLVGHCHPKVVQAGQKAMSRLNTNTRYLYDILGDYGSALLKTLPSSLSKIFFVNSGSEASDLAIRMARNHSSKKNVMVIEHGYHGHTQAGIGISSYKYKAGEGIGKPEDTIETPLPKVYSSNREKSGKSRIDYTEKALEQIQDHTGTIAAFIAEPIVGCGGQVPLAPGYLNTLYPAVRAQGGLCISDEVQVGFGRLGKVFWGFELYDVIPDIVVVGKPMGNGHPMGAVITTEAVVSSFEKGPEFFSSFGGNPVSCAVGLSVLKVVEEEKLQEHAEQTGDYLIRQLRLLQKKHNTIGDVRGHGLFLGIEMITEDGEPNSQLAGDLKNELRENMILVGTDGPFDSVIKIKPPMSFDIKNAEELVSQIDTILSENMVYN; from the coding sequence GTGAGCTCCCTGGATGGCTATGTGAGTACTAATTATCGAATTGAGGCTGAAGAAGGAGTATTTGTTCTCAAAATATACAAGAATTCTCCCCGGATATTAAAGGAAATCCTAGCAGAGAACAGGGTATTACAGCAACTTGGTAAAATAAAAGGCATTGATTTTCCAAAAGCAGTCAGAACCGTTACAGGTGAGGTCTGTTTAATAGAAGCTGAAAATATCTACAGGCTTTTAACTTTTATAGAAGGATCTTTTTTAGGAGACGTCAAGCACACCCCTGCTATTTTATTCTCCCTGGGCAGTTATTTAGGTAAAATAGATCTTGTACTGCATTCGCTGGAGGAAGAGATTTTTACAGCCAGAGAAATATCATGGGATCTGCGACATCTCAATTTATCAATTCCATTACTTGAAAACATATCAGATCTTAAGAAGCGAAGCCTTGTTTCCTATTTTATTCAACAGTTCCATGAACACATCGGACCTGTGGCTTACCAATTACGTAAGAGCCTTATTCACAATGACGGCAACGACTGGAATATTCTCACAGACGGAAAAAAAGTTACCGGCATTATTGACTTTGGCGATATGTGTCATACCTGGCTTATCAGTGAGGTTGCTATTGCCATGACCTATGTAATGATGCACAAGGGGTCGCCCCTGGAACACGGACTAAAAGTGTTGGAAGGCTATCAGCAGGAATTACCCCTGACTGAACTAGAATGCGACAGTTTGTACTACCTGATTGCGGCTCGGCTATCCATGAGCGTATGCCATTCGGCTCATGCAAGCGAGCTGGACCCCAATTCGGATTACATCACCATCAGCCAGAAAGGAGCCTGGAAATTACTTCAACAATGGCTGAGGATTAATCCTCTACACGCCCGAAATCGATTCAGGCAGACATGTGATTTACCCATCGCGAAGGGGGTTCCTACTTCAGAAATACTATCCCAGCGGAAGGAACACTTTGCAAAAAATCTTTCTTTGAGTTATGCAAATCCTATCCATATGTACGGAGCAGCATTTCAGTACATGTACGATGTTGAAGGGAACACCTTTTTAGATGCCTACAATAATATTATGCTGGTTGGGCATTGCCATCCTAAGGTAGTGCAAGCGGGGCAAAAGGCGATGTCGAGGCTTAACACCAACACCCGATACCTGTACGATATCCTGGGCGACTATGGCTCGGCATTACTGAAAACACTTCCTTCCTCATTGAGCAAAATATTCTTTGTGAACTCCGGCAGCGAAGCCTCGGATCTGGCTATAAGGATGGCAAGGAACCACAGTTCGAAGAAAAATGTCATGGTAATTGAACACGGCTACCACGGGCATACGCAGGCCGGAATTGGTATTAGCTCTTATAAGTATAAGGCCGGTGAGGGTATTGGTAAACCCGAAGATACCATTGAAACCCCATTGCCAAAAGTATATTCCAGCAACAGGGAAAAATCTGGTAAATCAAGAATTGATTACACAGAGAAAGCCCTGGAACAGATCCAGGACCATACAGGCACTATTGCAGCCTTTATTGCAGAACCTATTGTAGGCTGTGGCGGACAAGTTCCCTTAGCCCCGGGTTATCTGAACACCCTATATCCTGCCGTTAGAGCGCAAGGCGGACTCTGCATTAGTGATGAAGTGCAGGTAGGATTCGGCAGATTGGGCAAAGTCTTTTGGGGCTTTGAATTGTACGATGTGATTCCGGATATTGTGGTGGTAGGTAAGCCAATGGGTAATGGCCATCCCATGGGAGCCGTTATCACTACAGAAGCGGTTGTATCTTCTTTTGAAAAAGGACCGGAATTCTTTAGCTCTTTTGGGGGTAATCCCGTTTCTTGCGCTGTAGGTTTGTCCGTCCTCAAGGTAGTGGAGGAAGAAAAATTACAAGAACATGCTGAGCAAACGGGTGATTATCTTATCCGTCAACTACGGCTCCTTCAAAAAAAGCATAATACCATAGGGGATGTCAGGGGTCACGGCTTGTTCCTGGGTATTGAAATGATCACGGAAGATGGCGAACCAAATTCCCAACTCGCCGGGGATTTAAAGAATGAACTCCGGGAAAATATGATCCTGGTGGGCACTGATGGCCCTTTTGACAGTGTCATTAAAATAAAGCCTCCCATGTCTTTTGATATAAAGAATGCCGAAGAGTTGGTCTCCCAAATTGATACAATTCTCTCAGAGAATATGGTTTATAACTAA
- a CDS encoding alpha-ketoacid dehydrogenase subunit alpha/beta, with the protein MNPDLQTSEDISFDEFRKQIFYDYEIAVMSRECSLLGRREVLTGKAKFGIFGDGKELPQLAMARSFKDGDFRSGYYRDQTFMMALGLLSPKEFFHGLYATTDIEKEPMSAGRQMGGHFGTFSLHEDGSWKDLTAQKNSSPDISPTAGQMPRLLGLALASKVYRNEKSIKGDKFSNNGNEVAWGTIGNASTSEGHFFETINAAGVLQVPMVVSVWDDDYGISVPAKYQTTKENISEILKGFQRTEDEKGYEILRVKGWDYTALIHAYENASDIAREEHVPVLIHVTELTQPQGHSTSGSHERYKSEERLKWEKENDCNKRFKEWILSNKIATEEELSALEKRIKTEIRMARKDAWNEFLNPHKEDKRQLVGLLTALEQSSPNKVFISKVKNDLIAIEEPLKKDLASHARKALRYVLGEESAQKASLENWISAYLKNNQPHFSSHLYSELPSKATNVPEIKADYSESPEMVDGRIILRDNFDALFSQYPEVLIFGEDSGAIGDVNQGLEGLQKKYGDLRVSDTGIRETTIIGQGIGLALRGLRPIAEIQYLDYLMYCLQTLSDDLATLLYRTVGKQKAPLIVRTRGHRLEGIWHSGSQMGGIVHLLRGMYVLVPRNMTKAAGFYNTLLKSDEPALIIESLNGYRLKEPKPSNLGELCTPIGRVETVKQGTDITVLSYGSTLRIVMEVADELKEVGIDAEVIDAQSLLPFDLEKDVLKSVQKTNRLLIVDEDVPGGCAAYLMQEIIEKQGAYQFLDSAPQTLSSKSHRPAYASDGDYFSKPNAEDIFEKIYQIMHEANPGDYPRLR; encoded by the coding sequence ATGAACCCTGATCTTCAAACCAGCGAGGATATTTCATTTGATGAATTCCGAAAGCAGATCTTTTACGATTATGAAATCGCTGTTATGAGTCGGGAATGCAGTCTGCTCGGAAGACGAGAGGTTCTTACAGGTAAAGCTAAATTCGGAATTTTTGGAGATGGGAAAGAGTTGCCTCAGCTGGCGATGGCCCGATCCTTCAAGGATGGAGATTTCCGGAGTGGGTATTATAGAGACCAGACCTTTATGATGGCTCTTGGTTTATTGTCACCCAAAGAATTTTTCCATGGCCTCTACGCCACAACGGATATCGAAAAAGAACCCATGAGTGCCGGTCGGCAAATGGGAGGACACTTTGGAACTTTTAGCCTACACGAGGACGGGAGTTGGAAAGACCTTACTGCACAAAAGAACAGTAGTCCCGATATTAGCCCTACCGCAGGGCAAATGCCTCGACTTCTGGGCCTTGCCTTAGCTTCAAAGGTATATCGAAATGAAAAATCGATCAAGGGGGATAAATTTTCAAACAACGGAAATGAAGTAGCCTGGGGGACCATTGGGAACGCCAGCACCAGCGAAGGACATTTTTTTGAAACTATAAATGCTGCAGGGGTTCTTCAGGTACCCATGGTGGTAAGTGTATGGGATGATGACTATGGTATTTCGGTTCCGGCTAAATATCAGACAACAAAAGAAAATATTTCAGAGATCCTCAAAGGTTTTCAAAGAACTGAAGATGAGAAGGGCTACGAAATACTTCGGGTAAAAGGTTGGGATTATACCGCGCTTATCCATGCCTATGAAAATGCATCAGATATTGCAAGGGAAGAACACGTGCCCGTATTGATCCACGTCACCGAACTTACCCAGCCTCAAGGCCACAGTACTTCGGGATCTCACGAAAGATATAAATCGGAAGAAAGACTAAAGTGGGAAAAGGAAAACGACTGCAACAAACGTTTTAAGGAATGGATACTTTCCAATAAGATTGCTACTGAAGAGGAATTATCTGCCTTGGAAAAAAGGATTAAAACAGAAATTCGGATGGCCAGGAAAGACGCCTGGAATGAATTTCTCAATCCGCATAAAGAAGACAAAAGACAACTGGTAGGTTTACTTACCGCATTAGAACAAAGCAGTCCTAATAAAGTTTTTATCAGTAAAGTAAAGAACGACCTGATTGCCATTGAGGAGCCATTGAAAAAAGATCTGGCTTCACATGCGCGTAAAGCTCTTCGCTATGTTCTGGGAGAAGAATCAGCTCAAAAAGCAAGCCTTGAAAATTGGATTTCAGCCTACCTGAAAAATAACCAGCCCCATTTTAGTTCACACCTTTATAGTGAATTACCTTCCAAAGCAACCAATGTCCCTGAAATAAAGGCTGATTATTCAGAAAGCCCGGAAATGGTAGACGGGCGCATCATTCTCAGGGATAATTTTGACGCCTTGTTTTCGCAATATCCAGAGGTACTTATTTTTGGCGAAGACAGCGGGGCCATCGGAGATGTAAACCAGGGACTGGAGGGGTTACAAAAAAAGTACGGAGACCTCAGAGTCTCGGATACAGGGATACGGGAAACTACGATCATAGGTCAAGGAATAGGTTTAGCGCTCAGAGGTTTAAGGCCTATTGCCGAGATTCAGTATCTGGACTATCTGATGTATTGTTTGCAAACGCTAAGCGATGACCTTGCAACACTCTTATACAGAACTGTGGGGAAACAAAAGGCCCCTTTGATTGTGCGTACTCGTGGGCACAGGCTGGAAGGCATTTGGCACTCCGGATCCCAAATGGGAGGCATAGTTCATCTGCTCAGAGGAATGTATGTACTTGTACCCCGAAATATGACCAAGGCTGCGGGATTTTACAATACCCTGCTCAAGAGTGATGAACCTGCCCTGATCATAGAAAGTCTCAACGGTTACAGATTAAAAGAGCCAAAGCCCTCCAACCTCGGAGAGTTATGTACTCCTATAGGCCGTGTTGAAACCGTTAAACAAGGAACTGATATAACAGTTTTGTCTTATGGTTCTACGCTCAGAATCGTGATGGAAGTCGCAGACGAACTTAAAGAAGTAGGCATCGATGCAGAGGTTATTGACGCCCAGTCCCTCCTGCCCTTTGATCTGGAAAAAGACGTGTTGAAAAGCGTACAGAAAACCAATCGGTTGCTAATTGTAGATGAGGATGTCCCTGGAGGTTGTGCGGCTTATCTTATGCAGGAAATCATCGAAAAGCAGGGGGCTTACCAGTTTTTAGACAGTGCTCCTCAGACTTTGAGTTCAAAATCTCACAGACCGGCATACGCTTCGGACGGCGATTATTTTTCTAAGCCAAATGCCGAAGATATATTTGAGAAAATATATCAAATCATGCACGAAGCAAATCCTGGAGATTACCCGCGTCTCCGTTAA
- a CDS encoding metalloprotease: protein MEVKPKVVFHRIFCLIVLFGTFLASGQHTNLIQAELYPDTQEIEIQQEFTYFNSSSDTLKVLYFNDWAHAYSDKRTALAKRFAEDFKKSLHLAKEEERGSTQIFGMADFEFRNLSFKRTQQKDLIEISLNSPLPPDSSLKIYFTYTVKLPPNRYTPYGYDSRGGFYLKDWYLTPAVYDGSWQLYSNKNLEDLYTGITNTNITFTYPNRLFLGTNFNEVNITSYPAKQVASLKGENRKSCDIILNSSNKFIKHVTPYLIVVTDIKSPKYDEISQGISINRITRYIHENLGEFPYEQLLVSETDFNKNPLYGLNQLPSFIRPYQEQFQFEMKFLKTAILSYLRETIFLNPRKEQWVSDAIVNYLMINFVDTYYPDQKLLGKLSSIWPISTFNLAQMSFNDQYPFLYMLTARKNLDQRLTTPNDSLIKFNQKIANNYKAGLGLAYLAAYTSKEEINESIKEFYNTYKLQPVTPLGFEKVIRSNTSKDVDWFFDTYVNTDKRIDFKIKKVNKTEDTLEVVIKNKKGTNVPISLFGLRNDTVVSSYWFSNISNLDTVLIPNIQEDRLVLNYDQKIPEFNQRDNWKSLSGFFSSNKKLKLQFLKDAENPYYNQIFYMPVAGFNVYDGISPGLRFSNKTLLERPFIFTAAPSFALKEKALVGNAGLNYRKYLRKSGLYVMNFSLNASSFHFQTNSRYSTITPAVGLGWRPDDLISNERKSLVFRYVNVLRDIDPSLSIETDPDYSVFNLRYNHYNNGIINFFSWFIDAQYSTDFTKLAVNFDYRKLFDNNRQLNLRFFAGKFIRNETNSDFFSFALDRPTDYLFDYNYLGRSEESGITSQQIIIAEGGFKSQLENPFANDWIVTTNASFNLWRWIELYGDVGYVRNRGMDPRFVYDSGIRLNLVTDYFELYFPLHSNNGWEIAQPDYDEKIRFVVTLSPKTLIGLFTRKWF from the coding sequence ATGGAGGTAAAACCCAAAGTTGTATTTCATAGAATTTTCTGCCTGATTGTATTGTTCGGTACATTTTTAGCTTCCGGCCAACATACCAATCTGATACAAGCGGAACTATATCCGGATACCCAAGAAATAGAAATTCAACAGGAGTTTACCTATTTCAATAGTTCTTCCGACACCCTTAAGGTATTGTATTTTAATGATTGGGCACACGCCTATTCCGATAAGAGAACTGCTTTAGCTAAACGCTTTGCAGAGGACTTTAAAAAAAGTCTTCATCTGGCCAAGGAGGAAGAAAGAGGTTCTACCCAAATCTTTGGGATGGCTGATTTTGAGTTCAGAAACCTTTCTTTTAAACGCACTCAGCAAAAGGATCTTATTGAAATTAGTCTGAATAGTCCTCTCCCGCCGGATAGCTCCTTAAAAATATATTTTACATATACCGTAAAGTTGCCACCAAATCGATATACCCCGTATGGATATGATTCCAGGGGTGGATTCTATCTCAAAGATTGGTATTTAACCCCTGCGGTTTACGATGGTTCATGGCAATTGTATTCCAATAAAAATCTCGAGGATTTATATACCGGGATCACCAATACCAATATCACCTTTACCTATCCCAATAGACTATTTCTCGGGACCAACTTTAATGAGGTCAATATCACGTCTTACCCTGCCAAACAGGTGGCAAGCTTAAAAGGTGAAAATCGAAAAAGCTGTGACATTATCCTTAATTCTTCTAATAAGTTTATCAAACACGTCACCCCTTACCTCATTGTGGTAACTGATATCAAATCTCCTAAATACGATGAAATTTCGCAGGGAATCTCAATAAACCGGATTACCAGATACATTCATGAAAACCTGGGTGAATTTCCCTATGAGCAATTGTTGGTGAGTGAAACAGACTTCAATAAGAATCCGCTTTATGGCCTAAATCAGCTCCCTTCCTTTATACGTCCTTACCAGGAACAGTTCCAGTTTGAGATGAAATTCCTGAAGACAGCTATTCTCAGCTATCTGCGGGAAACCATCTTTTTAAATCCACGGAAAGAACAATGGGTTTCCGATGCCATCGTGAATTATCTGATGATTAATTTTGTAGACACCTATTACCCCGACCAGAAACTCCTCGGAAAATTGTCATCGATCTGGCCAATAAGCACCTTCAACCTCGCTCAGATGTCCTTTAATGATCAATATCCCTTCTTATATATGCTAACGGCAAGGAAGAATCTGGATCAACGCCTTACAACACCCAATGATTCCCTGATCAAATTCAACCAGAAAATAGCAAATAACTACAAAGCCGGGTTGGGATTAGCTTATCTCGCAGCCTATACTAGCAAGGAGGAGATAAACGAAAGCATAAAAGAGTTCTACAATACTTACAAATTACAACCCGTTACCCCTTTGGGATTCGAGAAGGTCATACGCTCTAATACATCAAAGGATGTGGATTGGTTTTTTGACACCTATGTCAATACGGATAAGCGAATCGACTTTAAAATTAAAAAAGTCAATAAGACCGAAGATACACTGGAGGTGGTTATAAAAAATAAAAAGGGAACCAATGTTCCGATATCTCTTTTTGGTTTGCGAAATGATACGGTGGTATCGAGTTACTGGTTTTCGAACATTTCTAATCTGGACACCGTGCTCATTCCTAATATACAGGAAGACCGCCTCGTACTTAATTACGACCAGAAAATACCTGAATTTAACCAACGGGATAACTGGAAATCCCTCAGTGGCTTTTTCTCCAGTAACAAAAAGCTAAAACTTCAGTTTTTAAAGGATGCTGAAAACCCTTACTACAATCAGATTTTCTACATGCCCGTAGCAGGTTTCAATGTGTATGACGGAATATCGCCCGGACTCCGGTTTTCTAATAAGACCTTATTGGAAAGACCATTTATATTTACTGCTGCTCCCTCTTTTGCCCTCAAAGAAAAGGCATTGGTAGGAAATGCAGGCCTGAATTACCGTAAATACTTAAGGAAAAGTGGTCTGTATGTGATGAATTTTAGCCTCAACGCTTCCAGTTTCCATTTTCAGACCAATTCCCGATACAGTACCATAACTCCTGCTGTTGGCTTGGGTTGGCGGCCCGATGATTTGATTTCCAATGAGCGCAAATCTCTTGTATTCAGATATGTAAATGTATTGAGGGATATTGATCCTTCCCTTAGCATAGAAACCGATCCGGATTACAGTGTATTCAATCTTCGATATAACCATTACAACAACGGTATTATCAATTTTTTCTCTTGGTTTATTGATGCACAATACTCCACTGATTTCACCAAATTGGCTGTGAATTTTGACTATCGGAAACTCTTTGACAACAATCGACAACTCAATCTGCGGTTTTTTGCAGGGAAGTTTATAAGGAATGAAACCAATTCTGATTTCTTCAGTTTTGCCCTGGACAGGCCCACAGACTATTTATTTGATTATAATTACCTCGGCCGCTCAGAAGAATCAGGAATTACAAGTCAGCAGATCATCATCGCCGAAGGAGGTTTTAAATCTCAGCTTGAAAATCCTTTTGCCAACGACTGGATTGTGACCACCAATGCCAGTTTTAATTTATGGCGCTGGATAGAATTATACGGGGATGTGGGCTATGTAAGAAACCGGGGAATGGATCCAAGGTTTGTTTATGATTCCGGGATCCGACTTAATTTGGTCACTGATTATTTTGAATTGTACTTCCCGCTTCACTCAAATAACGGCTGGGAAATTGCCCAGCCCGATTACGATGAAAAGATCCGATTTGTAGTTACCCTAAGTCCAAAAACACTCATTGGATTGTTTACCCGTAAGTGGTTTTAG
- a CDS encoding TIGR00730 family Rossman fold protein, whose product MRKEQHHKGWNEIKTNDSWAIFKIMGEFVNGFEKMSVIGPCVTIFGSARTKPGDTFYDLAVSIAKSVSEAGYGIITGGGPGIMEAGNKGAHLAGGTSVGLNIDLPFEQHDNPYIDTDKSLDFDYFFVRKVMFVKYSQGFVVMPGGFGTLDELFEAVTLIQTNKIGKFPIILVGSDFWSGLMDWLKNVMLEAKNISPEDLDLIKIADTAEEVVDIIDAFYKGHTLSPNF is encoded by the coding sequence ATGAGAAAAGAACAACATCACAAAGGTTGGAATGAGATCAAAACCAATGACTCCTGGGCAATCTTCAAAATTATGGGCGAGTTCGTCAACGGTTTTGAAAAAATGAGTGTAATCGGGCCATGTGTAACTATATTCGGCTCGGCCCGGACCAAGCCAGGGGATACTTTTTACGATCTTGCTGTTTCCATTGCTAAAAGCGTATCAGAAGCAGGCTACGGAATTATTACAGGTGGCGGACCAGGGATCATGGAAGCGGGAAACAAAGGAGCTCATTTGGCCGGCGGAACTTCTGTCGGATTAAATATTGATCTGCCTTTTGAACAGCATGATAATCCCTATATCGACACGGATAAAAGCCTTGATTTTGACTATTTCTTTGTTAGAAAAGTGATGTTTGTGAAATATTCTCAGGGATTTGTCGTCATGCCCGGAGGTTTCGGTACTTTGGATGAGTTATTTGAAGCCGTAACCCTGATTCAAACCAATAAAATTGGTAAGTTTCCCATTATCCTGGTCGGTTCTGATTTCTGGTCAGGCTTGATGGATTGGTTGAAAAACGTCATGCTTGAGGCGAAGAATATCAGTCCGGAAGATCTCGACCTGATCAAAATTGCGGATACGGCGGAAGAAGTTGTAGATATCATAGATGCATTCTACAAAGGGCACACCCTGAGCCCCAATTTTTAA